The Hymenobacter sp. DG01 genome has a segment encoding these proteins:
- a CDS encoding T9SS type A sorting domain-containing protein: MQAQNIAQWDGATWSNLENNNVNGVSGPVYSLVVSGTALYVGGAFDNAGSLIARSVAKWDGKSWSRLGNAPSYGVSGTVYAMAASGTEVYAASYSGNSSRILRWDGTAWQLLGAGSTGMLNGQVRALAVRGNLLYIGGQYFTQADGVPMSQIATWDGNNWSNVGLQTPDQGEYPVLALAVSGNSLYVGGRFTEANGAPAHSIARWDGTTWYGLGTGAPNGVHEPGRNGDNINVLAVSGSAVYVSGGFSMAGGVKASGIAKWDGTKWSNLGSGLGVNDEVLALAVSGDVLYAGGNFNTIGGVSARNIAKWDGSNWSSLGTGATNGVNSWVQSLATSGNVLYVGGSFDKAGEIPANRIAQWDGASWRSLGSGAANGVTGAEARVFALTVAGSTVYASGKFTKAGGIAATNIARWNGTQWYDMNGETGSLMVEDAYSLASNGATLYAAGLFRTATGSLLGGVAQWNGTRWIDLGSGTENNRVGGAIVIAFVGNTLYAGGFSTRAQGDAGNTISQWDGTTWRSVGVGEQEGTNGEVRALGVSNNTLFVAGGFSRAGGLVANALATYTPEPIPLPARSAAIAPSLTVYPNPSSATATVAGAQPGAVLQVFNTVGQMVLTTTASKAGMVKLNLPKGLYLLRSGAQVARFVQE, translated from the coding sequence GTGCAGGCTCAGAATATAGCACAGTGGGACGGCGCTACTTGGAGTAATCTGGAAAACAACAACGTAAATGGGGTAAGTGGCCCGGTTTATTCCTTAGTAGTGAGCGGAACTGCGCTGTACGTGGGCGGGGCGTTCGACAATGCTGGTAGCTTGATTGCTCGGTCGGTGGCGAAGTGGGATGGTAAGAGCTGGAGCAGATTGGGCAATGCTCCCTCGTACGGAGTGAGCGGGACTGTTTATGCTATGGCCGCAAGCGGCACAGAGGTCTATGCGGCCAGCTACAGCGGAAACAGCAGCCGAATTTTGAGGTGGGACGGCACGGCTTGGCAACTGTTGGGTGCAGGTTCAACGGGCATGCTCAATGGACAGGTGCGAGCCCTGGCCGTGCGCGGCAACCTGCTGTATATTGGAGGGCAGTATTTCACTCAGGCAGATGGTGTGCCCATGAGCCAAATAGCTACCTGGGACGGAAACAACTGGAGCAATGTAGGTTTGCAGACCCCCGACCAGGGAGAATACCCTGTTTTGGCACTAGCTGTCAGTGGAAATTCATTGTACGTAGGTGGTCGTTTCACAGAAGCTAATGGCGCGCCCGCACATAGTATAGCCCGTTGGGATGGCACTACCTGGTACGGCCTGGGTACCGGTGCTCCCAACGGAGTGCATGAGCCTGGACGCAACGGGGACAATATCAACGTCTTGGCCGTGAGTGGTTCTGCCGTGTATGTAAGCGGAGGGTTCAGTATGGCTGGCGGTGTAAAAGCGAGTGGAATTGCAAAATGGGATGGCACAAAATGGAGCAATCTAGGCTCGGGGCTGGGGGTTAATGACGAAGTGCTTGCACTGGCAGTAAGCGGTGACGTTTTATACGCGGGCGGTAATTTTAACACGATAGGCGGCGTGTCGGCGCGGAACATTGCCAAGTGGGACGGCAGCAACTGGAGCAGCCTGGGTACAGGGGCAACCAACGGGGTCAACTCATGGGTACAGAGTTTAGCAACGAGCGGCAACGTGCTGTACGTAGGCGGCAGCTTCGATAAAGCCGGTGAAATACCAGCCAACCGAATAGCGCAATGGGACGGCGCGAGTTGGCGTAGCTTAGGCAGTGGCGCAGCTAACGGAGTAACCGGAGCTGAGGCCAGGGTTTTTGCACTAACTGTAGCTGGTAGCACCGTGTACGCGAGCGGGAAGTTCACTAAGGCAGGCGGAATCGCTGCCACCAACATAGCCCGCTGGAATGGTACGCAGTGGTATGATATGAACGGTGAGACCGGCTCCTTAATGGTTGAAGACGCGTACTCGCTGGCTAGCAACGGAGCAACGCTCTATGCTGCTGGCCTTTTTCGTACTGCTACTGGCTCCTTACTAGGTGGAGTAGCCCAGTGGAACGGGACGCGCTGGATTGATTTAGGCTCAGGTACCGAAAACAATAGAGTGGGCGGAGCTATTGTCATAGCTTTCGTAGGAAACACCCTGTACGCCGGTGGGTTTTCTACAAGAGCTCAGGGCGACGCCGGTAATACTATATCACAGTGGGATGGAACAACCTGGCGCAGCGTGGGGGTAGGAGAGCAGGAAGGCACCAATGGGGAGGTGCGGGCTTTGGGTGTCAGCAATAACACCTTGTTTGTAGCTGGCGGGTTTAGCCGGGCTGGGGGCCTAGTAGCCAACGCCCTTGCCACTTATACCCCTGAGCCCATCCCATTGCCCGCGCGCTCCGCAGCTATAGCACCCTCCTTGACGGTATATCCTAATCCTTCATCGGCCACCGCTACGGTAGCAGGCGCTCAGCCAGGCGCCGTCTTGCAGGTATTCAATACCGTAGGCCAGATGGTGCTCACTACTACCGCCAGTAAAGCGGGGATGGTAAAGCTGAACCTGCCAAAGGGGCTATACCTGCTGCGTAGCGGGGCACAGGTTGCGCGCTTCGTGCAAGAATAA